The Flavobacterium psychrophilum genome includes a region encoding these proteins:
- a CDS encoding 1,4-dihydroxy-2-naphthoate prenyltransferase — MSNTKAWLQAARLRTLPLSVSGILVGCFYAFSQGLVNYAILGFALLTTLGLQVLSNFANDYGDGVKGTDNENRIGPQRAIQSGAITVQAMKKGIVFTSALTLVAAIILIYVAFGKDNFGYSLFFFVLGIAAIAAAIKYTVGNSAYGYRGLGDVFVFIFFGLVSVIGCYFLFAKHVDNLVIFPAITVGLLSVAVLNLNNMRDQISDALSGKNTLVVKMGSKKAKIYHYSIIIAALSLTLLFAILSNFKPVQYLFLIAYIPFILHIKTVVRNTVPRDLDPELKKVALGTFFLSVLLCIVLQF; from the coding sequence ATGTCAAATACAAAAGCATGGCTTCAGGCCGCACGTTTAAGAACACTTCCCTTATCAGTTTCAGGAATACTAGTAGGTTGTTTCTATGCCTTTTCGCAAGGGCTTGTCAATTATGCAATACTTGGTTTTGCATTACTGACAACATTAGGATTGCAAGTGCTTTCTAATTTTGCTAATGATTATGGCGACGGTGTAAAAGGTACAGACAATGAAAACAGAATTGGCCCACAACGTGCCATACAAAGCGGTGCTATTACAGTACAGGCAATGAAGAAAGGAATTGTATTTACATCAGCTCTAACGCTGGTTGCCGCAATCATACTTATCTATGTTGCATTCGGGAAAGATAATTTTGGATATTCGTTATTTTTCTTTGTTTTAGGTATTGCGGCAATAGCGGCAGCAATCAAATATACTGTAGGGAATTCCGCCTATGGTTACAGAGGATTAGGTGACGTGTTTGTGTTTATCTTTTTTGGTTTGGTAAGCGTTATAGGATGTTATTTTCTGTTCGCTAAACACGTAGACAATCTTGTAATATTTCCTGCAATAACTGTAGGTCTGCTGAGTGTTGCAGTACTAAATCTTAACAATATGCGTGATCAGATTTCTGATGCATTATCAGGCAAGAATACCCTTGTGGTAAAAATGGGATCGAAAAAAGCTAAAATATACCATTACAGTATAATTATTGCAGCATTGTCATTAACACTGTTATTTGCGATACTTTCTAACTTTAAACCTGTACAATATCTTTTTCTTATCGCATATATTCCCTTTATACTGCATATTAAAACAGTGGTTAGAAATACAGTTCCACGTGACCTTGATCCGGAACTTAAAAAAGTAGCGTTGGGAACTTTTTTTCTTTCTGTGTTGCTTTGTATAGTATTGCAGTTTTAA
- a CDS encoding hydrolase has protein sequence MKITFYGHASLGIEVGGKHIIVDPYITANEKAKHIDIMQLKADYIFITHAHGDHILDVEAIANNTGATIVSNAEITGHYEKKGFNVHPMNHGGSWNFDFGKVKYVVAHHSSSFPDGSYGGNQGGFVIEGEHKNIYIAGDTAVTFDMKLIPMRTKLDLAILPIGSNFTMDVEDAIIAAEFLECDKILGYHYDTFGYIVIDHEDAVKKFYDKGKDLMLLEIGASIEL, from the coding sequence ATGAAAATCACATTTTACGGCCACGCGAGCCTTGGTATAGAAGTTGGAGGCAAACATATTATTGTTGACCCGTATATTACTGCTAACGAAAAAGCGAAACATATTGACATTATGCAGCTTAAAGCTGATTATATCTTTATTACACACGCTCATGGCGACCATATCCTCGATGTTGAGGCTATCGCTAATAATACAGGAGCTACAATTGTTTCTAATGCAGAAATTACAGGCCACTATGAAAAGAAAGGCTTTAATGTACACCCAATGAATCATGGTGGAAGCTGGAACTTTGACTTTGGTAAGGTAAAGTATGTTGTAGCACATCACTCAAGCTCTTTCCCTGACGGAAGCTATGGAGGAAACCAGGGCGGCTTTGTTATAGAGGGTGAGCATAAGAACATTTATATAGCAGGAGATACAGCGGTAACTTTCGATATGAAACTTATACCGATGCGAACTAAGTTAGACCTTGCAATTCTTCCGATAGGCAGCAACTTCACTATGGATGTGGAGGATGCTATCATTGCTGCCGAATTCTTAGAATGCGATAAAATCCTTGGTTATCATTATGATACTTTCGGTTACATTGTAATTGATCACGAAGATGCAGTTAAAAAATTCTATGATAAAGGTAAAGATCTTATGCTTCTTGAAATCGGAGCGTCTATAGAACTATAA